A stretch of Lathyrus oleraceus cultivar Zhongwan6 chromosome 6, CAAS_Psat_ZW6_1.0, whole genome shotgun sequence DNA encodes these proteins:
- the LOC127092766 gene encoding cystathionine beta-lyase, chloroplastic: MVSSSISLRTFPNSLSISRPSQSTVSGKNWDSLVFSKSENFRANKVLCADGLKLRCSVDREMDVSTSALVDDGVVAECLSEEELREPSVSTMVMNFESKFDPYGAVSTPLYQTATFKQPSAIENGPYDYTRSGNPTRDALESILAKLDKADRAFCFTSGMAALTAVVHLLKNGDEILAADDLYGGADRLLSQVVPRSGVLVKRVNTSDLDEVASAFGPKTKLVWLESPTNPRIQISDIRRIAEMAHAHGALVLVDNSIMSPVLSQPLELGADIVMHSATKFIAGHSDIMAGVLAVKGERLAKEIYFLQNAEGSGLAPFDCWLCLRGIKTMSLRVEKQQENAQKIAEFLASHPRVKKVNYAGLPGHPGRDLHYSQAKGAGSVFSFLTGSLALSKHIVETTKYFSITVSFGSVKSLISLPCFMSHASIPAAVREARGLTEDLVRISVGIEDVDDLIADLDNAFRTGPL, translated from the exons ATGGTTTCTTCTTCGATCTCTCTCAGAACCTTCCCTAATTCGCTTTCCATTTCTCGCCCCTCTCAG AGCACAGTTTCTGGAAAGAATTGGGATAGCTTGGTGTTTAGCAAGTCGGAAAATTTCAGAGCAAATAAGGTGTTGTGTGCAGACGGGTTGAAGCTACGTTGCTCGGTTGATAGAGAGATGGATGTCAGCACTTCTGCTTTGGTGGATGATGGTGTTGTTGCGGAGTGCTTAAGTG AAGAGGAGCTAAGGGAGCCTAGCGTTTCAACAATGGTGATGAATTTCGAGAGTAAGTTTGATCCTTATGGTGCAGTTAGTACGCCGCTTTACCAGACTGCTACTTTTAAGCAG CCTTCTGCGATAGAAAATGGTCCCTATGACTATACCAGAAGTGGAAATCCTACTAGAGATGCTTTAGAAAG CATTCTTGCAAAACTTGATAAAGCGGATAGAGCCTTTTGCTTCACCAGTGGAATGGCTGCTTTGACTGCTGTTGTTCACCTTCTTAAAAACG GTGACGAAATTCTTGCCGCTGATGATCTGTATGGCGGAGCAGATAGGTTGCTGTCCCAAGTAGTTCCCAGGAGTGGAGTTTTGGTGAA ACGGGTAAATACAAGTGATTTGGATGAGGTCGCATCTGCTTTTGGACCCAAGACTAAGCTTGTATGGCTGGAGAGTCCAACCAATCCCCGGATACAAATTTCTGATATTCGA AGAATAGCCGAGATGGCTCATGCACATGGTGCTCTTGTGTTGGTGGACAACAGTATAATGTCACCTGTATTATCCCAGCCATTGGAACTTGGAGCAG ATATTGTCATGCACTCAGCTACGAAGTTTATTGCTGGACATAGTGATATTATGGCCGGCGTGCTTGCGGTGAAAGGTGAAAG GTTGGCAAAAGAAATATATTTCTTACAAAACGCGGAGGGCTCCGGCTTAGCTCCATTTGACTGTTGGCTTTGTTTGCGAGGAATCAAGACAATGTCCCTTCGAGTTGAGAAGCAACAG GAGAACGCACAGAAGATTGCTGAGTTTCTTGCTTCCCATCCGCGAGTGAAGAAAGTAAACTATGCTGGTTTGCCTGGTCATCCTGGACGAGATTTACACTATTCTCAG GCAAAAGGTGCAGGATCTGTGTTTAGCTTTTTGACAGGCTCACTTGCCCTCTCAAAGCATATTGTCGAAACCACCAAATACTTTAGCATAACCGTTAGTTTCG GGAGTGTAAAATCACTCATCAGCTTGCCATGCTTTATGTCACATGCTAGCATACCTGCTGCAGTCCGCGAGGCCAGAGGTTTAACCGAAGATCTTGTTCGTATATCAGTTGGTATCGAGGATGTCGACGATCTCATTGCTGATCTAGACAATGCATTCAGAACAGGGCCTCTGTAA